A single Candoia aspera isolate rCanAsp1 chromosome 9, rCanAsp1.hap2, whole genome shotgun sequence DNA region contains:
- the TBCEL gene encoding tubulin-specific chaperone cofactor E-like protein, protein MDQPSGRSFMQVLCEKYSPENFPYRRGPGMGVHVPATPQGSPMKDRLNLPSVLVLNSCGITCAGDENEIAAFCAHVSELDLSDNKLEDWHEVSKIVSNVPHLEFLNLSSNPLNLSVLERRCAGSFAGVRKLVLNNSKASWETVHTILQELPDLEELFLCLNDYNTVSCSPVCCHSLKLLHITDNNLKDWTEIRKLGIMFPSLDTLVLANNYLSAIEDSEDSLARLFPNLRSISLHKSGLHSWEDVDKLNSFPKLEEVRLLGIPLLQPYTNEERRKLVIARLPSITKLNGSVIMDGEREDSERFFIRYYMDFPQEEAPFRYHELVTKYGKLEKLAVVDLRPQSSAKVEVHFKDQVEEMTIRLDQTVAELKKQLKTVVQLPTSNMLVTYFDHEAPFGPEEMKYNTRALHSYGIRDGDKIFVDSKTK, encoded by the exons ATGGATCAGCCCAGTGGGAGAAGTTTCATGCAAGTTCTTTGTGAAAAATACAGCCCTGAAAACTTCCCATATCGCCGTGGTCCTGGAATGGGCGTGCATGTCCCAGCCACACCTCAGGGTTCACCTATGAAAG ACCGTCTCAACCTGCCAAGTGTGCTGGTACTGAACAGCTGTGGAATCACCTGTGCAGGAGATGAGAACGAGATAGCTGCCTTCTGTGCTCATGTATCTGAACTGGATCTTTCTGACAATAAACTAGAAGACTGGCACGAG gTCAGTAAAATTGTGTCAAATGTCCCCCACTTGGAGTTTCTGAACCTGAGTTCCAATCCTCTGAATTTGTCAGTTTTAGAGAGGAGGTGTGCTGGATCTTTCGCTGGTGTTCGCAAACTTGTGCTCAACAATAGCAAAGCTTCCTGGGAAACAGTCCATACCATACTGCAAGAATTACCAGA CTTGGAGGAACTTTTCCTGTGCCTTAACGACTATAATACAGTGTCTTGTTCTCCAGTTTGTTGTCACTCTCTCAAATTGCTCCACATAACTGACAATAATCTCAAAGACTGGACTGAAATCCGGAAGCTGGGGATAATGTTTCCGTCACTAGATACTTTGGTTCTGGCCAATAACTATCTGTCAGCCATTGAAGACTCAGAGGATTCCCTGGCAAGGCTATTCCCGAACTTGCGATCCATCAGTCTGCACAAGTCAG GTCTGCATTCCTGGGAAGATGTTGACAAACTGAATTCTTTCCCCAAGCTTGAGGAAGTGAGGTTGCTGGGCATTCCTCTCCTTCAGCCGTACACCAATGAGGAGCGAAGGAAGCTGGTAATAGCCAG GCTACCATCGATCACAAAGCTGAATGGAAGTGTCATAATGGATGGAGAGCGAGAAGACTCTGAGAGATTTTTCATTCGCTACTATATGGACTTTCCACAAGAAGAAGCCCCTTTCAG GTATCATGAACTAGTGACAAAATACGGGAAGCTGGAGAAGCTGGCTGTGGTCGACCTGAGGCCTCAGAGTAGTGCCAAAGTCGAAGTTCACTTCAAAGATCAGGTGGAAGAGATGACCATCCGCTTGGATCAGACGGTGGCGGAACTAAAGAAACAATTGAAAACGGTGGTCCAGCTGCCAACCAGCAACATGCTTGTCACCTACTTTGATCACGAAGCCCCTTTTGGCCCCGAAGAGATGAAGTACAACACGAGGGCACTGCATTCTTACGGCATTCGGGATGGAGATAAAATCTTCGTGGACTCCAAAACCAAGTAG